The proteins below are encoded in one region of Helianthus annuus cultivar XRQ/B chromosome 2, HanXRQr2.0-SUNRISE, whole genome shotgun sequence:
- the LOC110906338 gene encoding uncharacterized protein LOC110906338, whose amino-acid sequence MKAYRAKVIAKKQAEGDYTEQYSLLRDYAKELLDKNPGSTVKIDLETGNARSPTRQCKRMYVCLAALKQGFKALGRDFIGLDGAFMKGPFPGQILTAVGVDCNNGLYPVCYAIVGSESLSSWTWFLELLADDLDLHSNSNFTFISDRQKGILPTITKFFPCAEHRYCLRHIHENMKLQFKGNQYKDKLWNCATVTTIPEFATAIDELKFENIKKEATFYRVQWNGWVFYEVSGKPNHARVVNLEKRTCMPCRHAVAALWEMGATGGRVGALESWVHPVYIMKRWKLVYSHKINPINGRTMWAKVQCPITIRPPKHHTQVGRPKKTRKRSAVKMEDLALTGRLTKKNTKGKCTKCGAKGHNIRTCKGEKTGRGAQA is encoded by the exons ATGAAGGCATACAGGGCTAAAGTTATAGCTAAGAAACAAGCAGAAGGGGACTACACAGAACAGTATTCCTTGCTCAGGGATTATGCCAAGGAATTGCTGGATAAGAATCCAGGAAGCACTGTTAAAATTGATTTGGAAACTGGTAATGCAAGGAGTCCAACAAGACAGTGTAAAAGAATGTATGTGTGTTTGGCAGCATTAAAACAGGGTTTCAAGGCATTGGGCAGAGATTTCATAGGGCTGGATGGGGCTTTTATGAAAGGCCCATTCCCAGGGCAAATCCTAACTGCAGTAGGGGTAGACTGTAACAATGGACTCTATCCTGTTTGTTATGCAATTGTTGGGTCAGAAAGCCTTAGTTCATGGACTTGGTTTTTGGAACTCCTGGCTGATGACCTTGATCTTCATAGTAACTCAAACTTTACCTTCATCAGTGATAGACAAAAG GGAATTCTACCAACTATCACAAAGTTTTTTCCATGTGCTGAGCACAGATACTGTCTCAGGCACATTCATGAAAATATGAAGCTGCAATTTAAAGGAAATCAATACAAGGATAAATTATGGAATTGTGCAACAGTCACAACTATTCCAGAATTTGCAACTGCAATAGACGAATTAAAG TTTGAGAATATCAAGAAGGAAGCAACATTTTACCGTGTTCAGTGGAATGGATGGGTATTTTATGAGGTTAGTGGTAAACCTAATCATGCACGTGTGGTGAATTTGGAGAAGAGGACTT GTATGCCCTGTAGACATGCAGTGGCTGCATTGTGGGAAATGGGAGCTACCGGTGGAAGGGTGGGGGCTTTGGAGAGTTGGGTGCATCCTGTGTACATAATGAAAAGGTGGAAGTTGGTTTACTCACACAAGATTAACCCAATCAATGGAAGAACTATGTGGGCTAAAGTTCAGTGTCCCATAACCATCAGACCTCCCAAGCACCACACCCAAGTTGGCAGACCCAAGAAGACAAGGAAGAGGTCAGCCGTTAAAATGGAGGACTTGGCACTTACTGGAAGGCTCACAAAGAAAAACACAAAAGGAAAATGTACCAAGTGTGGGGCCAAGGGGCATAATATCAGGACATGCAAGGGTGAGAAAACTGGAAGGGGTGCACAAGCTTAG